From a single Granulicella aggregans genomic region:
- the ruvB gene encoding Holliday junction branch migration DNA helicase RuvB — MNHGSSEAERLVSAGKVDDDAAFELKLRPTRLAEFIGQSKAKEQLAIALEAAKSRGEALDHVLLFGPPGLGKTTLATIIANELGVGYQQTSGPALQIQGDLTAILTNLREKQVLFLDEIHRLQAVLEEKLYTALEDYKLDIIIGQGPSARTHVMEIKPFTFVAATTRPGMLSSPLRSRFGILLRLEFYTDDELRFVVTRSAEVMGIPIDQDGAAEIAMRSRGTPRIANRLLRRVRDYAQVRAEGRIDRPTAQAALEMLEVDAHGFDELDRRLLRTIIEKYDGGPVGLNTLAAALAEEQDALEEVYEPFLIQIGFLDRTPRGRVATRLAYEHLGIEMPRKLSLFP; from the coding sequence CTGAACCACGGCAGCAGCGAAGCGGAGCGCCTCGTTTCAGCAGGCAAGGTCGATGATGACGCAGCTTTCGAGCTAAAGCTGCGGCCCACGCGACTGGCGGAGTTCATCGGGCAAAGCAAGGCAAAAGAACAACTTGCGATTGCACTGGAGGCGGCAAAGTCGCGCGGCGAGGCCCTGGACCACGTGTTGCTCTTCGGGCCTCCCGGCCTGGGCAAAACGACACTGGCGACGATCATTGCCAACGAGCTTGGTGTCGGCTACCAGCAGACATCCGGCCCGGCGCTGCAGATTCAGGGCGACCTGACCGCGATCCTGACCAACCTGCGCGAAAAACAAGTCCTCTTCCTCGACGAAATTCACCGCCTTCAGGCAGTTCTCGAAGAGAAGCTGTACACCGCGCTCGAAGACTACAAGCTCGACATCATCATCGGACAAGGGCCTTCGGCACGCACGCATGTGATGGAGATCAAACCATTTACCTTCGTCGCGGCGACCACTCGGCCGGGCATGTTGAGCTCGCCGCTGCGGTCGCGCTTCGGCATCCTGCTGCGGCTGGAGTTCTACACCGACGACGAGCTGCGCTTCGTCGTAACCCGCTCGGCCGAGGTGATGGGCATCCCCATCGACCAGGACGGAGCGGCGGAGATCGCCATGCGTTCGCGGGGAACACCGCGCATCGCCAACCGCCTGCTGCGGCGGGTTCGCGACTACGCCCAGGTTCGGGCTGAGGGACGGATCGACCGGCCAACGGCCCAGGCTGCGCTCGAGATGCTGGAGGTCGACGCCCACGGCTTCGATGAACTCGACCGCCGGCTGCTGCGGACGATCATCGAAAAGTACGACGGAGGCCCGGTTGGCCTGAATACGCTGGCGGCGGCGCTGGCAGAGGAGCAGGACGCGCTCGAAGAGGTCTACGAGCCATTCCTGATCCAGATCGGCTTCCTCGACCGCACCCCGCGCGGACGTGTCGCAACCCGGCTGGCCTACGAGCACCTGGGCATCGAGATGCCGCGAAAACTCAGCCTTTTCCCGTAG
- a CDS encoding putative urea ABC transporter substrate-binding protein, translating into MRATKSRSFVYAAAAFLLLATCVSSQAKADVPTFTVGWSVYAGWNPYFYMQKSGILKKWADKYGIAIKVQRFDYAASLDAFVAKNIDACTMTNMEAFDLPAAAGVDSTAIIVGDYSNGNDAIIVRNGLTFDKLPGQKIMLVQKTVSEYLLERGMVLNGQQANLGKLKLINTSDSDIVAAFMNNKSNPVVVTWKPLVSQILADKSVHSIFDSSKIPGEILDLLVVRTEVLNRPDGSGQKFAKAVSGAWYETVAQLAAGQANAIKYSAGASGDSVESYKEQLKTTSLFATPKSAADFTTSPQIKQKMDLVRQFCFAHGLLGQGIKSADEVAILYPDGTIQGKKDRVRLRFNATYMQAAQQGKL; encoded by the coding sequence ATGAGAGCGACGAAATCGCGTAGTTTCGTGTATGCCGCAGCAGCTTTTCTACTCCTTGCCACCTGCGTCTCTTCGCAGGCCAAGGCCGATGTGCCCACGTTCACTGTGGGCTGGTCAGTCTACGCAGGATGGAACCCCTACTTCTACATGCAGAAGTCCGGCATTCTGAAGAAGTGGGCGGACAAGTACGGCATCGCGATCAAGGTGCAGCGGTTCGACTACGCCGCCTCGCTCGACGCCTTTGTCGCCAAGAACATCGACGCCTGCACCATGACCAACATGGAGGCCTTCGACCTTCCCGCAGCGGCTGGCGTGGACTCGACCGCGATCATCGTCGGCGACTACTCGAACGGCAATGACGCCATCATCGTCCGTAACGGTCTCACCTTCGACAAGCTCCCCGGCCAGAAGATCATGCTCGTCCAGAAGACCGTCTCCGAGTACCTGTTGGAGCGCGGCATGGTGCTGAACGGCCAGCAGGCGAACCTCGGGAAGCTGAAGCTGATCAACACGTCGGACTCGGACATCGTCGCCGCGTTCATGAACAACAAGTCGAACCCGGTCGTGGTGACCTGGAAGCCTCTGGTCTCGCAGATCCTTGCCGACAAGAGCGTGCATTCGATCTTCGATTCCTCGAAGATCCCGGGTGAGATCCTCGACCTCCTCGTCGTCCGCACCGAGGTGCTGAACCGTCCTGACGGCTCGGGCCAGAAGTTCGCCAAGGCAGTCAGTGGCGCGTGGTACGAGACGGTTGCCCAGCTCGCGGCAGGACAGGCGAATGCGATCAAATACTCCGCTGGTGCGTCCGGCGACTCGGTTGAATCGTACAAAGAGCAGCTGAAGACCACGTCGCTCTTCGCTACGCCCAAATCGGCAGCCGATTTCACGACCAGTCCGCAGATCAAGCAGAAGATGGACCTCGTCCGGCAGTTCTGTTTCGCCCACGGATTGCTGGGGCAGGGAATCAAGTCCGCCGACGAGGTGGCGATCCTCTATCCAGACGGCACGATCCAGGGTAAAAAGGACCGCGTCCGTCTCCGTTTCAACGCAACCTACATGCAGGCAGCCCAACAGGGGAAGCTGTAG
- a CDS encoding ABC transporter permease, protein MAYLSPFDIQARPNRLLTQALSCLLFVICIGLYMQTSINRHKENPEDRVTPNATQLANGIHASVFEPAEEDDYIPADDASKWERFKHSMIVKDTVSSGRRFLISLALLIPAVVLALHIGLFPWFGAGFLRFVLFFDKIVALSLLPILFIVFGIDEWSKIALIVIGVAPTMILDVTQMVKAVPQEQIVKAFTLDANNFDVAYRVVFRQVLPQVINSLRLNLKPMMLFLFAGEMIAASDGLAYRIAIMRRHMGMDVILPYVLWVAFLLFAIDLSLRVLNRRMHPWFQA, encoded by the coding sequence ATGGCTTATTTATCTCCTTTCGACATCCAGGCGCGGCCTAACCGGCTGCTGACCCAGGCGCTGTCGTGCTTGTTGTTCGTAATCTGCATCGGCCTCTACATGCAGACCTCGATCAACCGGCATAAGGAGAACCCCGAAGACCGCGTCACGCCCAATGCCACGCAGCTCGCAAATGGCATTCACGCATCGGTCTTCGAGCCTGCCGAGGAAGACGACTACATCCCCGCAGACGACGCCTCGAAGTGGGAGCGCTTCAAGCACTCCATGATCGTGAAGGACACCGTCTCAAGCGGCCGCCGTTTCCTCATCAGCCTTGCGCTGCTGATTCCTGCCGTAGTCCTCGCGCTGCACATCGGTCTGTTCCCGTGGTTCGGCGCGGGCTTCCTGCGCTTCGTCCTCTTCTTCGACAAGATCGTGGCGCTCTCGCTGCTGCCGATTCTGTTTATCGTCTTCGGGATCGACGAGTGGTCGAAGATCGCGCTGATCGTCATAGGCGTCGCACCCACGATGATCCTTGACGTCACGCAGATGGTTAAGGCTGTACCTCAAGAACAGATAGTTAAGGCCTTCACCTTGGACGCGAACAACTTCGATGTCGCCTACCGCGTGGTCTTCCGCCAGGTGCTTCCGCAGGTCATCAACAGCCTGCGCCTCAACCTGAAGCCGATGATGCTCTTTCTCTTCGCGGGCGAGATGATCGCAGCCTCTGACGGCCTCGCCTATCGCATCGCCATCATGCGCCGCCACATGGGCATGGACGTGATCCTGCCCTACGTCTTGTGGGTCGCGTTTCTGCTCTTTGCCATCGACCTTTCGCTGCGAGTTCTGAACAGGAGGATGCATCCATGGTTTCAGGCGTGA
- a CDS encoding ABC transporter ATP-binding protein codes for MVSGVSAPVKVDNETAAVIPMPSRATTSIHVDGVSMCYPLAKKKQRTVLENISLEIEDGEFVVLLGETGCGKSTLLRMILGQERPTSGKIDVSGKAVERVDARSGYVPQKYSLFPDRTVLDNLTMGPETSKYHILGRMLPGFRSFRRQVREEAMRQLEHMGLRPTDAGKYPHQLSGGMQQRVAIAQALMMKNRVLLMDEAFSALDPATRASLQRLLKSVWNESKPTIVFVTHNTAEALYLGTRLIVLARTSHEDHCGSKVALDMKLPGNEAGMSLKKNGQEFLDLVDYVERFSRGNRHDDQALDESAVGGEEEAV; via the coding sequence ATGGTTTCAGGCGTGAGCGCTCCTGTGAAGGTTGATAACGAGACCGCTGCCGTGATCCCGATGCCCTCGCGCGCAACCACCTCGATCCACGTCGACGGTGTTTCGATGTGCTATCCACTGGCCAAGAAGAAGCAGCGCACCGTGCTTGAGAATATCTCGCTTGAGATCGAGGACGGCGAGTTCGTTGTTCTGTTGGGCGAGACCGGCTGCGGCAAGAGCACGCTGCTGCGCATGATCCTCGGCCAGGAGCGGCCAACTTCCGGAAAGATCGATGTCTCAGGCAAGGCTGTCGAGCGTGTCGATGCGCGCTCCGGCTACGTCCCGCAGAAGTACTCGCTCTTTCCTGACCGCACCGTCCTCGACAACCTGACCATGGGCCCGGAGACCTCGAAGTATCACATCCTCGGCAGGATGCTTCCGGGCTTCCGCAGCTTCCGCAGGCAGGTCCGCGAAGAGGCGATGCGACAGCTTGAACACATGGGTCTCCGGCCTACCGACGCCGGCAAGTATCCACACCAGCTTTCGGGCGGCATGCAGCAGCGCGTCGCCATCGCGCAGGCGCTGATGATGAAGAACCGCGTCCTGCTGATGGACGAGGCCTTCAGTGCGCTCGATCCGGCCACCCGCGCCAGCCTACAGAGATTACTTAAGTCAGTCTGGAATGAGTCGAAGCCGACCATCGTCTTCGTAACGCACAACACGGCTGAGGCACTCTATCTGGGCACGCGGCTGATCGTGCTGGCGCGCACCAGCCACGAAGATCATTGCGGCTCGAAGGTCGCGCTCGACATGAAGCTGCCCGGCAACGAGGCCGGTATGAGCCTCAAGAAGAATGGCCAGGAGTTCCTCGATCTCGTCGATTACGTGGAACGTTTCTCGCGCGGCAATCGTCATGACGATCAGGCCCTGGATGAATCTGCGGTAGGCGGAGAAGAAGAGGCTGTATGA
- a CDS encoding PSD1 and planctomycete cytochrome C domain-containing protein has protein sequence MRTQWIPNPILAACTLATLGLSAGVILSVHGQEKSVAAVAAPTPSEEDNTQFFTQKVRPIFAQSCYTCHTTEMAGGLRLDSHEAVLKGGDSGPAIVPGEPEKSKLIEAVRQTGDLKMPPKGPKLTDSEIADLTEWVKRGGVWDSAEPTKPVVALLTAAQAKGSPGDDYFENKVRPIFAAQCNSCHVDREAGGLSLATREGLLKGGDTGPGIVVGDPDKSLLLIAVHQSGELKMPKKAPKMSEADIATLSDWVKMGAPWPKSTAPIRVAGKQITDDMRKWWSFVPLKDYPVPPIKDPAMKSWAKTDIDHFVLAKLEEKGLKPAPMADKRTLIRRATLDLTGLPPTPEEIADFEKDGSPDAFAKVVDRLLASPAYGERWGRHWLDVARYGDDDIRGLDPRGRGYMPFDGAWVYRDWVIKAINDDVTYDKFVKMQLAGDLMEKKPTAEDLKATGFLGGAPWIWDQAEPIQGRADERNERIDAVTRGMLGLTVACARCHDHKYDPILAKDYYALGGIFASSTYKEYNFVPDSEVTFWKEKFKKADDLDEATFKYMKETSQQVAQAYAAQTVDYMVAAWQVSGKPKKKVEDAADGAKLDPEMLDRWVKFLAKKPTYYPYLIDWQMMVAQGGTEDQAKALAESFQQRIIDLELENAKVEEENDKIKAKAGVPTEREKDVKPSDFDTYDQFCPGCTLELKVLSPEKANLYEDLFLRQLGTGIFEERGLPGLFVFRGWDLVRRLGPAQQAYFAQLQKEMGHGGRVMSVGEQYPFAHGTADKPKAVDIALDLRGNPHSHGDIVPRGFVTVLGPADKKPYTQGSGRLQLAEDIVASPIASRVWVNRVWKWHFGTGIVNSADNFGKVGDPPSDPELLDYLAVQFRKDGMSLKKLQRRIMLSAVYQQSSKETPEEHVKDPQNRFYSHFSVQRLDAEQLRDSMLFVAGDLDKKGAGGPATELGLDNDRRTVYAKVSRFRIDSFLQAFDFPNPTFTAEQRFSTNVPVQRLYFMNNAWVYAQAGKLAERVYDKGDDSARITEAYRLLFGRAPTPAELQAGLDFLKNTPEKPGYLVAQEPMTAWKQYSRVLFSSNEFEFLN, from the coding sequence ATGAGAACTCAGTGGATTCCGAACCCTATCCTTGCTGCCTGTACGCTCGCGACGCTCGGTCTGAGTGCTGGCGTCATCCTGTCCGTGCATGGACAAGAGAAATCTGTTGCGGCGGTTGCTGCTCCGACGCCCTCTGAAGAAGACAACACCCAGTTCTTCACCCAGAAGGTCCGTCCCATCTTTGCGCAGAGCTGCTACACCTGCCACACGACGGAGATGGCCGGCGGCCTGCGTCTCGACTCGCATGAGGCAGTGCTAAAGGGCGGCGACTCCGGCCCCGCGATCGTTCCCGGCGAGCCTGAGAAGAGCAAACTGATTGAAGCTGTCCGCCAGACCGGCGACCTGAAGATGCCGCCCAAGGGGCCGAAGCTGACCGACAGCGAGATTGCAGATCTTACGGAATGGGTCAAGCGCGGTGGCGTGTGGGACTCCGCTGAACCAACCAAGCCGGTCGTGGCGCTGCTGACCGCAGCCCAGGCGAAGGGCTCTCCCGGCGATGACTACTTCGAGAACAAGGTCCGCCCCATCTTTGCCGCGCAGTGCAACAGCTGCCACGTCGATCGCGAAGCCGGCGGCCTCAGTCTCGCAACGCGCGAGGGCTTGCTCAAGGGCGGCGACACTGGCCCGGGCATCGTTGTGGGCGATCCGGACAAGAGTCTTCTGCTCATCGCCGTGCACCAGTCTGGCGAATTGAAGATGCCAAAGAAGGCACCGAAGATGTCGGAGGCCGACATCGCCACGCTCTCAGACTGGGTGAAGATGGGTGCCCCGTGGCCGAAGTCCACCGCGCCGATTCGCGTTGCGGGCAAGCAGATCACCGACGACATGCGGAAGTGGTGGTCGTTCGTGCCGCTGAAGGACTACCCGGTTCCGCCGATTAAAGATCCGGCGATGAAGTCATGGGCAAAGACTGACATCGATCACTTCGTTCTCGCTAAGCTTGAAGAGAAGGGTCTGAAGCCAGCTCCGATGGCGGACAAGCGCACGCTGATCCGCCGCGCGACACTCGACCTCACCGGCCTGCCGCCGACGCCTGAAGAGATCGCCGACTTTGAGAAGGATGGCTCGCCCGACGCCTTCGCCAAGGTGGTCGACCGTCTGCTCGCCTCGCCTGCGTACGGCGAGCGATGGGGCCGTCACTGGCTCGATGTCGCTCGTTATGGCGACGACGACATTCGCGGCCTCGACCCGCGTGGTCGCGGCTATATGCCCTTCGATGGCGCATGGGTCTACCGCGACTGGGTCATCAAGGCCATCAACGACGACGTGACCTACGACAAGTTTGTGAAGATGCAGCTAGCCGGCGACCTGATGGAGAAGAAGCCGACGGCCGAAGACCTGAAGGCTACCGGCTTCCTTGGCGGAGCGCCGTGGATCTGGGACCAGGCCGAGCCGATCCAGGGCCGCGCCGACGAGCGCAACGAGCGCATCGACGCTGTGACGCGCGGAATGCTCGGTCTCACCGTCGCATGCGCCCGCTGCCACGACCACAAGTACGACCCCATCCTCGCCAAGGACTACTATGCTCTCGGCGGCATCTTCGCCAGCTCCACCTACAAGGAGTACAACTTCGTTCCTGACTCCGAGGTGACCTTCTGGAAGGAGAAGTTCAAGAAGGCCGACGATCTCGACGAGGCGACCTTCAAGTACATGAAGGAGACGTCGCAGCAGGTCGCGCAGGCCTATGCCGCGCAGACCGTTGATTACATGGTCGCCGCCTGGCAGGTCTCCGGCAAGCCGAAGAAGAAGGTTGAGGATGCGGCGGACGGGGCGAAGCTCGACCCCGAGATGCTCGACCGCTGGGTGAAGTTCCTCGCCAAGAAGCCGACATACTATCCGTACCTGATCGACTGGCAGATGATGGTCGCGCAGGGTGGGACGGAAGATCAAGCTAAGGCATTGGCTGAGAGCTTCCAGCAGCGCATTATTGACCTCGAACTTGAGAACGCGAAGGTCGAGGAAGAGAACGACAAGATTAAGGCCAAGGCCGGCGTTCCGACCGAGCGTGAGAAGGACGTCAAGCCGTCGGACTTCGACACCTACGACCAATTCTGCCCTGGCTGCACGCTGGAGCTGAAGGTGCTCTCGCCCGAGAAGGCGAACCTCTACGAAGACCTCTTCCTGCGCCAGCTTGGCACGGGAATCTTCGAGGAGCGCGGTCTGCCAGGCCTCTTCGTCTTCCGTGGTTGGGATCTCGTCCGGCGCCTCGGCCCGGCACAGCAGGCTTACTTCGCCCAGCTACAGAAAGAGATGGGCCACGGCGGTCGCGTCATGTCGGTCGGCGAGCAGTATCCCTTCGCGCACGGCACGGCGGACAAGCCCAAGGCGGTCGACATCGCGCTCGATCTGCGTGGCAATCCGCACTCGCATGGCGACATCGTTCCGCGCGGCTTCGTCACCGTCCTTGGCCCTGCGGACAAGAAGCCCTACACCCAGGGCAGCGGACGTCTGCAACTGGCAGAGGACATCGTCGCCAGCCCCATCGCCTCGCGCGTCTGGGTCAACCGCGTATGGAAGTGGCACTTCGGCACGGGTATCGTGAACTCCGCCGACAACTTCGGCAAGGTTGGCGATCCGCCGTCTGATCCCGAACTGCTCGATTACCTCGCCGTCCAGTTCCGCAAGGATGGCATGTCGCTGAAGAAGCTTCAGCGTCGGATCATGCTCTCTGCCGTCTATCAGCAGAGCAGCAAGGAGACGCCCGAGGAGCACGTCAAGGATCCGCAGAACCGTTTCTACTCGCACTTCTCTGTACAGCGTCTCGATGCCGAGCAGCTTCGTGACTCGATGCTCTTCGTAGCGGGCGATCTCGACAAGAAGGGCGCGGGCGGTCCGGCGACCGAGCTTGGCCTCGATAACGATCGCCGCACCGTCTACGCGAAGGTCAGCCGCTTCCGCATCGACAGCTTCCTCCAGGCATTCGACTTCCCGAACCCGACATTCACCGCGGAGCAGCGCTTCTCCACCAACGTTCCAGTCCAGCGGCTTTACTTCATGAACAACGCCTGGGTCTACGCGCAGGCGGGTAAGTTGGCCGAGCGCGTCTACGACAAGGGAGATGACTCGGCGCGCATCACCGAGGCCTATCGCCTGCTCTTCGGTCGCGCACCAACGCCCGCAGAACTGCAGGCCGGTCTCGACTTCCTGAAGAACACGCCAGAGAAGCCCGGATACCTCGTAGCGCAGGAACCGATGACCGCGTGGAAACAGTACTCTCGTGTGTTGTTCAGCTCGAACGAGTTTGAGTTTTTGAATTAA
- a CDS encoding DUF1501 domain-containing protein — translation MSCVKPKPIDRRDALRRIGGGFAMMSFAGMIGESLAQAESLGGAAAVTESTPTPAYMLKDPNFKPKAKHVIFLFMNGGLSHIDSFDNKPMLTKYHGQPMPGGDLGHERKTGTLMKSPFEFKRYGKSGLEVSELFPNVGECADDICVVRSVFTEIPNHEPALIMMNTGANIIGRPSMGSWLTYGLGVENKNLPGFVVLCPQVPSTVGPPLWSSGFLPAVNQATYVSTDTRQKDFDPYKLIPNIHNDKFDITQQRKELDLVKKLDALSESETYGTAEADPQLEATIGSMETAFRMQTEAPDVFDVRKESEATIKMYGEGSTARGCLTAARLIEKGVRMVQVYYSMGDPWDAHSDIQLHRRNAKDSDQPFAALIKDLKARGLLDETIIVCGSEFGRTPVVELGGGGTHAGRDHNPHGFSMWLAGGGIKGGMTYGATDDFGWKVVDKPVHVHDIHATILYLMGIDHTKLTFRSSGRDFRLTDVSGNVIHDIIG, via the coding sequence ATGTCGTGTGTCAAACCGAAACCGATCGATCGTAGAGACGCCCTTCGCCGCATCGGCGGCGGATTCGCCATGATGAGCTTCGCCGGAATGATTGGTGAGTCGCTGGCGCAGGCCGAAAGCCTTGGTGGCGCGGCGGCTGTTACCGAGTCGACGCCCACGCCTGCCTACATGTTGAAGGACCCGAACTTCAAGCCCAAGGCGAAGCACGTCATCTTCCTCTTCATGAACGGCGGCCTCTCGCACATCGACAGCTTCGACAACAAGCCGATGCTGACCAAGTATCACGGGCAGCCCATGCCCGGCGGCGACCTCGGCCACGAGCGCAAGACCGGCACGTTGATGAAGTCGCCCTTCGAGTTCAAGCGTTACGGCAAGAGCGGCCTCGAAGTCTCCGAACTCTTCCCCAACGTGGGCGAGTGCGCCGACGACATCTGCGTCGTCCGCTCCGTCTTCACCGAGATCCCGAACCACGAGCCCGCGCTCATCATGATGAACACCGGCGCGAACATCATCGGCCGTCCGTCGATGGGATCGTGGCTCACCTATGGCCTCGGTGTAGAGAACAAGAACCTTCCCGGCTTCGTCGTGCTCTGCCCGCAGGTGCCCAGCACGGTTGGCCCACCGCTCTGGAGTTCCGGCTTCCTTCCTGCTGTGAACCAGGCGACGTATGTTTCCACCGACACGCGGCAGAAGGACTTCGACCCCTACAAGCTGATCCCGAACATCCACAACGACAAGTTCGACATCACGCAGCAGCGCAAGGAACTCGACCTGGTCAAGAAGCTCGACGCACTCAGCGAGTCCGAGACCTACGGCACCGCCGAGGCCGACCCGCAACTCGAGGCGACCATCGGTTCCATGGAGACGGCGTTCCGCATGCAGACCGAAGCTCCCGATGTCTTCGACGTTCGCAAGGAGAGTGAGGCCACCATCAAGATGTACGGCGAAGGCTCAACCGCTCGCGGCTGCCTCACCGCAGCCCGCCTCATCGAGAAGGGCGTGCGCATGGTGCAGGTCTACTACTCGATGGGCGACCCGTGGGACGCGCACAGCGACATTCAGTTGCACCGCCGCAACGCGAAGGACTCCGACCAGCCCTTTGCCGCGCTCATCAAGGACCTCAAGGCTCGCGGTCTGCTCGACGAGACCATCATCGTCTGCGGTTCGGAGTTTGGCCGCACCCCGGTCGTCGAACTCGGCGGCGGCGGAACCCATGCCGGACGCGACCACAATCCGCATGGCTTCAGCATGTGGCTCGCGGGTGGAGGTATCAAGGGTGGCATGACCTACGGCGCGACCGACGACTTCGGCTGGAAGGTGGTCGACAAGCCAGTCCACGTCCACGATATTCACGCGACAATCCTTTACCTGATGGGTATCGATCACACCAAGCTGACCTTCCGTTCGAGCGGCCGCGACTTCCGCCTCACGGACGTCTCGGGCAACGTGATCCACGACATCATCGGGTAG
- a CDS encoding DUF3592 domain-containing protein has protein sequence MTKQSGWIETTATVVSCRYQFAKMNTFRMGVQSGEKYRIAFDYVAHGQTYSDEFQSAIAIPQNQRISVRYNPLAPQQNDRSSGGTSTGRAPLFALGIAGSVVLSLLWLAVLRGCS, from the coding sequence TTGACAAAACAATCAGGATGGATTGAAACCACCGCAACCGTCGTCTCCTGCAGGTATCAGTTCGCGAAGATGAATACGTTTCGGATGGGCGTGCAGAGCGGCGAAAAATACCGCATTGCATTTGACTATGTCGCGCACGGCCAAACCTACTCCGACGAGTTTCAATCCGCAATTGCCATCCCACAGAATCAACGGATTTCGGTTCGTTATAACCCTTTGGCACCGCAACAGAACGACCGGTCTTCCGGAGGTACCAGCACGGGCCGAGCGCCCTTGTTCGCGCTCGGCATCGCTGGTTCGGTTGTCCTGTCGCTGCTATGGCTGGCAGTGCTTCGCGGCTGCAGCTAG
- a CDS encoding c-type cytochrome, translating to MITFIALPTLLAGCAAKPPSKVETKIAIWTKHHVTVGGKKDINPIKASEESIDEGKQAFTSYCMVCHGLDGQNTGVPFATTISPQVPSLASDEVQSYTDGQLHWVIKNGIYPSGMPPSNGDFSEKEMWQMVLYIRHLPKAGSLGDPAVYGGVQK from the coding sequence TTGATTACTTTTATCGCGCTGCCGACTCTACTCGCAGGCTGTGCGGCTAAGCCGCCGTCAAAGGTCGAAACGAAGATCGCCATTTGGACCAAACACCACGTCACGGTCGGCGGCAAGAAAGACATTAATCCCATCAAGGCCTCGGAAGAGAGCATCGACGAAGGCAAGCAGGCATTTACCTCCTACTGTATGGTCTGCCACGGTCTCGACGGCCAGAACACCGGCGTGCCGTTCGCCACAACGATCTCCCCGCAAGTGCCTTCGCTGGCAAGCGACGAGGTCCAGTCCTACACTGACGGCCAGTTGCACTGGGTCATCAAGAACGGCATCTATCCCTCCGGCATGCCGCCCTCAAATGGCGACTTCTCAGAGAAGGAGATGTGGCAGATGGTCCTCTATATCCGGCACCTGCCTAAGGCCGGCAGCCTTGGCGATCCCGCTGTGTACGGTGGTGTACAGAAGTAG
- a CDS encoding GlsB/YeaQ/YmgE family stress response membrane protein has translation MVIIWWIIVGLIAGFITGKLMKGSGFGALMDIVVGIVGAVIGGYIMQSLGYAGQGGLIYTICVAVLGAVILTLLIRLVTGRRNL, from the coding sequence ATGGTCATCATTTGGTGGATCATCGTAGGTCTGATCGCCGGCTTCATCACCGGCAAGCTCATGAAGGGAAGCGGCTTCGGGGCTCTCATGGACATCGTCGTCGGCATCGTCGGCGCAGTCATCGGCGGCTACATTATGCAGTCGCTGGGATATGCGGGCCAGGGCGGCCTGATCTACACGATCTGCGTAGCCGTGCTGGGCGCAGTCATTCTCACTCTGCTGATCCGGCTAGTCACGGGCAGACGCAATCTTTAG
- a CDS encoding CsbD family protein produces MNKSIYLLAGAAAGAAAIYLYFNAPSNPRSSALDTASDAIGDATAKATAWGAGQRVSGSGTQVLGKVKQSIGEATGNDKLANEGVFDQAKGMVKDAAGQAAHAAVNAVRELNR; encoded by the coding sequence ATGAATAAGTCAATCTATCTACTGGCTGGTGCTGCTGCAGGCGCTGCTGCCATCTATCTCTACTTCAACGCTCCATCGAACCCTCGCAGTTCCGCCCTGGATACTGCCTCAGACGCTATCGGAGACGCGACCGCAAAGGCCACAGCCTGGGGCGCGGGACAACGGGTCTCCGGCTCCGGCACGCAGGTTCTGGGCAAGGTGAAACAGAGTATCGGAGAGGCTACAGGAAACGATAAGCTGGCAAACGAAGGAGTCTTCGATCAGGCAAAGGGCATGGTCAAGGATGCAGCCGGACAAGCTGCTCATGCTGCCGTCAATGCCGTACGGGAACTCAATCGCTAA